A genomic segment from Hippoglossus stenolepis isolate QCI-W04-F060 chromosome 3, HSTE1.2, whole genome shotgun sequence encodes:
- the LOC118103199 gene encoding plasma membrane calcium-transporting ATPase 1 isoform X1, whose amino-acid sequence MANNTADHPPGNSVAEGNHDGDFGMAVTDLRDLMELRSAEAVTKIQDTYGDVQGICRRLKTSPIEGLSGNPVDLEKRHTSFGKNFIPPKKAKSFLSLVWEALQDVTLIILEIAAIISLGLSFYHPPGGDSEACGQVAGGVEDEGESQAGWIEGAAILFSVIIVVLVTAFNDWSKEKQFRGLQSRIEQEQKFTVIRKGQVIQIPVAELVVGDIAQIKYGDLLPADGILIQGNDLKIDESSLTGESDQVRKSLAKDPMLLSGTHVMEGSGRMVVSAVGLNSQTGIIFTLLGASEHDEEKKVKKSKKQGPPENRNKAKTQDGIALEIQPLKSEEAAESEEKEEKEEVKPVKKVNVTKKEKSVLQGKLTKLAVQIGKAGLIMSALTVIILILFFVIDTFAIQGRSWVAECTPIYIQYFVKFFIIGVTVLVVAVPEGLPLAVTISLAYSVKKMMKDNNLVRHLDACETMGNATAICSDKTGTLTMNRMTVVQAYIGDTHYRTVPEPDAIKPETLETLVNSISINSAYTTKILPPEKEGGLPRHVGNKTECALLGLVLELKGDYQPIREEIPEEKLYKVYTFNSSRKSMSTVLKNADGGFRMYSKGASEIVLRKCSRILDTQGQPRIFKPKDRDEMVRKVIEPMACDGLRTICVAFRDFPAEGGEPNWEIENDILNELTCIAVVGIEDPVRHEVPEAIAKCQRAGITVRMVTGDNINTARAIATKCGILLPGEDFLCMEGKEFNQQIRNDQGEVEQERLDKVWPKLRVLARSSPTDKHTLVKGIIDSTVLQPRQVVAVTGDGTNDGPALKKADVGFAMGIAGTDVAKEASDIILTDDNFTSIVKAVMWGRNVYDSISKFLQFQLTVNVVAVIVAFTGACITQDSPLKAVQMLWVNLIMDTLASLALATEPPTESLLLRKPYGRNKPLISRTMMKNILGHAVYQLVIIFTLLFAGETIFDIDSGRNTPLHSPPTEHYTIVFNVFVMMQLFNEINARKIHGERNVFEGIYRNPIFCSVVLGTFVLQIVIVQFGGKPFSCTALTIDQWLWCVFIGVGELLWGQLISAIPTHHLKFLKEAGHGTTKEEMHEEELTEGADEIDHAEMELRRGQILWFRGLNRIQTQIKVVNAFRSSLRLESPESRSSIHSFMPHPEFVPLSEEEARNPLIEETGDEIESLPSASSGATGGGEPPSALPRSHEPSI is encoded by the exons ATGGCCAACAACACGGCGGATCACCCTCCGGGGAATTCGGTTGCCGAGGGCAACCATGACGGGGACTTTGGGATGGCCGTGACGGATCTGAGGGACCTGATGGAGCTGCGGAGCGCCGAGGCCGTCACCAAGATTCAGGACACGTACGGGGACGTGCAGGGCATCTGCCGCCGCCTGAAAACATCACCAATAGAAG gtcTGTCTGGTAACCCCGTTGATCTGGAGAAACGTCACACGTCGTTTGGCAAAAATTTCATCCCCCCCAAGAAGGCCAAGTCGTTTCTGTCGCTGGTGTGGGAGGCTCTGCAAGACGTCACGCTTATCATCCTGGAAATCGCTGCCATCATCTCACTTGGCCTGTCCTTCTaccatccaccagggggcgacagTGAAG CATGCGGTCAGGTAGCAGGAGGCGTCGAGGACGAGGGCGAGTCCCAGGCCGGCTGGATCGAAGGTGCTGCGATCCTGTTCTCGGTCATCATCGTGGTGCTGGTGACGGCCTTCAACGACTGGTCCAAGGAGAAGCAGTTCCGTGGGCTGCAGAGTCGCATCGAGCAGGAACAAAAGTTCACTGTCATCCGCAAAGGCCAGGTCATCCAGATCCCCGTGGCTGAACTTGTGGTGGGAGACATCGCTCAGATCAAATACG GTGACCTTCTGCCTGCTGATGGGATCCTGATCCAAGGAAATGACTTGAAGATTGACGAAAGCTCTCTGACCGGAGAATCCGACCAGGTCCGCAAATCTCTGGCGAAGGACCCCATGCTGCTGTCCG GAACCCACGTGATGGAAGGATCCGGCAGGATGGTGGTGTCAGCCGTCGGCCTCAACTCTCAAACCGGCATCATCTTTACTCTCCTGGGAGCCAGTGAGCACGACGAAGAGAAGAAGGTCAAGAAAA GTAAAAAACAAGGACCCCCCGAAAATCGCAACAAAG ccaAGACGCAGGATGGCATCGCCCTGGAGATCCAGCCCCTGAAGAGCGAGGAGGCCGCCGAGtcggaggagaaggaggagaaagaggaggtcAAACCTGTGAAGAAGGTCAACGTGACCAAGAAGGAGAAGTCGGTGCTGCAGGGAAAACTGACCAAACTGGCTGTACAGATCGGGAAAGCTG GTCTGATCATGTCGGCTCTGAccgtcatcatcctcatcctcttctttgTGATCGACACCTTTGCGATCCAGGGTCGCTCCTGGGTGGCTGAGTGCACCCCCATCTACATCCAGTACTTTGTCAAGTTCTTCATTATTGGTGTGACAGTGCTGGTGGTGGCCGTCCCTGAGGGGCTGCCGCTTGCTGTCACCATCTCTCTGGCCTACTCTGTCAAG AAAATGATGAAGGACAACAACCTGGTGCGTCACTTGGATGCCTGCGAAACCATGGGCAACGCCACGGCCATCTGTTCGGACAAGACGGGCACGCTGACCATGAACCGGATGACAGTGGTGCAGGCGTACATCGGTGACACGCACTACAGAACTGTCCCCGAACCAGACGCGATCAAACCAGAGACTCTGGAAACGTTGGTCAACAGCATCTCCATCAACTCAGCGTACACAACCAAGATCCTG CCTCCAGAGAAAGAAGGCGGCCTGCCGCGCCACGTGGGCAACAAGACCGAGTGTGCTCTGCTGGGCCTGGTGCTGGAACTGAAGGGGGActatcagccaatcagagaggagATCCCCGAAGAGAAGCTCTACAAGGTTTACACCTTCAACTCCTCCCGCAAGTCCATGAGCACGGTGCTGAAGAACGCCGATGGAGGCTTCCGCATGTACAGCAAAGGAGCGTCAGAGATCGTCCTGAGGAA ATGCTCTCGTATCTTGGACACCCAGGGGCAACCTCGCATCTTCAAGCCCAAGGACCGCGACGAGATGGTGCGTAAGGTGATCGAGCCGATGGCGTGCGACGGGCTGAGGACCATCTGCGTGGCCTTCAGAGACTTTCCAGCCGAGGGCGGAGAGCCAAACTGGGAGATTGAGAACGACATCCTGAATGAGCTCACCTGCATCGCGGTGGTCGGCATCGAGGACCCCGTCCGACATGAG GTACCTGAGGCCATTGCGAAGTGTCAGCGTGCAGGCATCACTGTACGCATGGTTACCGGAGATAACATCAACACCGCACGTGCTATTGCTACCAAGTGTGGCATCCTGCTGCCTGGGGAGGATTTCTTGTGTATGGAGGGGAAGGAGTTCAACCAGCAGATCAGAAATGACCAAGGAGAG GTGGAACAAGAGCGTCTGGACAAAGTTTGGCCCAAACTCCGTGTCTTGGCTCGTTCTTCaccgacagacaaacacactctggTTAAAG GAATCATCGACAGCACGGTGCTTCAACCCCGACAGGTGGTGGCAGTGACGGGAGACGGCACCAACGACGGCCCCGCCCTCAAGAAAGCTGATGTTGGCTTTGCCATG GGAATCGCTGGCACAGACGTGGCGAAGGAGGCGTCTGACATCATCCTGACTGACGACAACTTCACCAGCATCGTCAAGGCCGTCATGTGGGGGAGGAACGTCTACGACAGCATCTCCAAGTTCCTGCAGTTCCAGCTGACCGTCAACGTGGTGGCTGTGATCGTGGCGTTCACCGGTGCCTGCATCACACAG GATTCTCCTCTGAAGGCCGTACAGATGCTGTGGGTGAACCTCATCATGGACACTCTGGCGTCTCTCGCTCTGGCCACCGAGCCGCCCACCGAGTCCCTGCTGCTGCGTAAACCTTACGGCCGCAACAAGCCTCTCATTTCCCGGACCATGATGAAGAACATTCTGGGCCACGCCGTGTACCAGCTCGTCATCATCTTCACCCTGCTCTTCGCTG gTGAGACGATTTTCGACATCGACAGCGGCCGCAACACTCCCCTGCACTCACCGCCAACCGAGCACTACACCATCGTGTTCAACGTGTTCGTCATGATGCAGCTCTTCAATGAAATCAACGCCAGGAAGATCCACGGAGAGAGGAACGTGTTCGAGGGCATCTACAGGAATCCCATCTTCTGCAGCGTCGTCCTGGGGACCTTCGTCCTGCAG aTCGTCATCGTCCAGTTCGGGGGGAAGCCGTTCTCCTGCACAGCTCTGACCATCGACCAGTGGCTGTGGTGCGTCTTCATCGGAGTGGGAGAGCTGCTGTGGGGACAG CTGATCTCGGCGATCCCCACCCACCACCTGAAGTTCCTAAAGGAGGCGGGTCACGGCACCACAAAGGAGGAGATGCACGAGGAGGAGCTGACGGAGGGCGCCGACGAGATCGACCACGCCGAGATGGAGCTGAGGAGAGGCCAGATCCTCTGGTTCAGAGGTCTGAACCGCATCCAGACCCAG
- the LOC118103199 gene encoding plasma membrane calcium-transporting ATPase 2 isoform X3, whose amino-acid sequence MANNTADHPPGNSVAEGNHDGDFGMAVTDLRDLMELRSAEAVTKIQDTYGDVQGICRRLKTSPIEGLSGNPVDLEKRHTSFGKNFIPPKKAKSFLSLVWEALQDVTLIILEIAAIISLGLSFYHPPGGDSEACGQVAGGVEDEGESQAGWIEGAAILFSVIIVVLVTAFNDWSKEKQFRGLQSRIEQEQKFTVIRKGQVIQIPVAELVVGDIAQIKYGDLLPADGILIQGNDLKIDESSLTGESDQVRKSLAKDPMLLSGTHVMEGSGRMVVSAVGLNSQTGIIFTLLGASEHDEEKKVKKSKKQGPPENRNKAKTQDGIALEIQPLKSEEAAESEEKEEKEEVKPVKKVNVTKKEKSVLQGKLTKLAVQIGKAGLIMSALTVIILILFFVIDTFAIQGRSWVAECTPIYIQYFVKFFIIGVTVLVVAVPEGLPLAVTISLAYSVKKMMKDNNLVRHLDACETMGNATAICSDKTGTLTMNRMTVVQAYIGDTHYRTVPEPDAIKPETLETLVNSISINSAYTTKILPPEKEGGLPRHVGNKTECALLGLVLELKGDYQPIREEIPEEKLYKVYTFNSSRKSMSTVLKNADGGFRMYSKGASEIVLRKCSRILDTQGQPRIFKPKDRDEMVRKVIEPMACDGLRTICVAFRDFPAEGGEPNWEIENDILNELTCIAVVGIEDPVRHEVPEAIAKCQRAGITVRMVTGDNINTARAIATKCGILLPGEDFLCMEGKEFNQQIRNDQGEVEQERLDKVWPKLRVLARSSPTDKHTLVKGIIDSTVLQPRQVVAVTGDGTNDGPALKKADVGFAMGIAGTDVAKEASDIILTDDNFTSIVKAVMWGRNVYDSISKFLQFQLTVNVVAVIVAFTGACITQDSPLKAVQMLWVNLIMDTLASLALATEPPTESLLLRKPYGRNKPLISRTMMKNILGHAVYQLVIIFTLLFAGETIFDIDSGRNTPLHSPPTEHYTIVFNVFVMMQLFNEINARKIHGERNVFEGIYRNPIFCSVVLGTFVLQIVIVQFGGKPFSCTALTIDQWLWCVFIGVGELLWGQLISAIPTHHLKFLKEAGHGTTKEEMHEEELTEGADEIDHAEMELRRGQILWFRGLNRIQTQMDVVYTFQTGQAAVPGALRRQPSVVSQHNDATAAKTLSSPTHIKVVNAFRSSLRLESPESRSSIHSFMPHPEFVPLSEEEARNPLIEETGDEIESLPSASSGATGGGEPPSALPRSHEPSI is encoded by the exons ATGGCCAACAACACGGCGGATCACCCTCCGGGGAATTCGGTTGCCGAGGGCAACCATGACGGGGACTTTGGGATGGCCGTGACGGATCTGAGGGACCTGATGGAGCTGCGGAGCGCCGAGGCCGTCACCAAGATTCAGGACACGTACGGGGACGTGCAGGGCATCTGCCGCCGCCTGAAAACATCACCAATAGAAG gtcTGTCTGGTAACCCCGTTGATCTGGAGAAACGTCACACGTCGTTTGGCAAAAATTTCATCCCCCCCAAGAAGGCCAAGTCGTTTCTGTCGCTGGTGTGGGAGGCTCTGCAAGACGTCACGCTTATCATCCTGGAAATCGCTGCCATCATCTCACTTGGCCTGTCCTTCTaccatccaccagggggcgacagTGAAG CATGCGGTCAGGTAGCAGGAGGCGTCGAGGACGAGGGCGAGTCCCAGGCCGGCTGGATCGAAGGTGCTGCGATCCTGTTCTCGGTCATCATCGTGGTGCTGGTGACGGCCTTCAACGACTGGTCCAAGGAGAAGCAGTTCCGTGGGCTGCAGAGTCGCATCGAGCAGGAACAAAAGTTCACTGTCATCCGCAAAGGCCAGGTCATCCAGATCCCCGTGGCTGAACTTGTGGTGGGAGACATCGCTCAGATCAAATACG GTGACCTTCTGCCTGCTGATGGGATCCTGATCCAAGGAAATGACTTGAAGATTGACGAAAGCTCTCTGACCGGAGAATCCGACCAGGTCCGCAAATCTCTGGCGAAGGACCCCATGCTGCTGTCCG GAACCCACGTGATGGAAGGATCCGGCAGGATGGTGGTGTCAGCCGTCGGCCTCAACTCTCAAACCGGCATCATCTTTACTCTCCTGGGAGCCAGTGAGCACGACGAAGAGAAGAAGGTCAAGAAAA GTAAAAAACAAGGACCCCCCGAAAATCGCAACAAAG ccaAGACGCAGGATGGCATCGCCCTGGAGATCCAGCCCCTGAAGAGCGAGGAGGCCGCCGAGtcggaggagaaggaggagaaagaggaggtcAAACCTGTGAAGAAGGTCAACGTGACCAAGAAGGAGAAGTCGGTGCTGCAGGGAAAACTGACCAAACTGGCTGTACAGATCGGGAAAGCTG GTCTGATCATGTCGGCTCTGAccgtcatcatcctcatcctcttctttgTGATCGACACCTTTGCGATCCAGGGTCGCTCCTGGGTGGCTGAGTGCACCCCCATCTACATCCAGTACTTTGTCAAGTTCTTCATTATTGGTGTGACAGTGCTGGTGGTGGCCGTCCCTGAGGGGCTGCCGCTTGCTGTCACCATCTCTCTGGCCTACTCTGTCAAG AAAATGATGAAGGACAACAACCTGGTGCGTCACTTGGATGCCTGCGAAACCATGGGCAACGCCACGGCCATCTGTTCGGACAAGACGGGCACGCTGACCATGAACCGGATGACAGTGGTGCAGGCGTACATCGGTGACACGCACTACAGAACTGTCCCCGAACCAGACGCGATCAAACCAGAGACTCTGGAAACGTTGGTCAACAGCATCTCCATCAACTCAGCGTACACAACCAAGATCCTG CCTCCAGAGAAAGAAGGCGGCCTGCCGCGCCACGTGGGCAACAAGACCGAGTGTGCTCTGCTGGGCCTGGTGCTGGAACTGAAGGGGGActatcagccaatcagagaggagATCCCCGAAGAGAAGCTCTACAAGGTTTACACCTTCAACTCCTCCCGCAAGTCCATGAGCACGGTGCTGAAGAACGCCGATGGAGGCTTCCGCATGTACAGCAAAGGAGCGTCAGAGATCGTCCTGAGGAA ATGCTCTCGTATCTTGGACACCCAGGGGCAACCTCGCATCTTCAAGCCCAAGGACCGCGACGAGATGGTGCGTAAGGTGATCGAGCCGATGGCGTGCGACGGGCTGAGGACCATCTGCGTGGCCTTCAGAGACTTTCCAGCCGAGGGCGGAGAGCCAAACTGGGAGATTGAGAACGACATCCTGAATGAGCTCACCTGCATCGCGGTGGTCGGCATCGAGGACCCCGTCCGACATGAG GTACCTGAGGCCATTGCGAAGTGTCAGCGTGCAGGCATCACTGTACGCATGGTTACCGGAGATAACATCAACACCGCACGTGCTATTGCTACCAAGTGTGGCATCCTGCTGCCTGGGGAGGATTTCTTGTGTATGGAGGGGAAGGAGTTCAACCAGCAGATCAGAAATGACCAAGGAGAG GTGGAACAAGAGCGTCTGGACAAAGTTTGGCCCAAACTCCGTGTCTTGGCTCGTTCTTCaccgacagacaaacacactctggTTAAAG GAATCATCGACAGCACGGTGCTTCAACCCCGACAGGTGGTGGCAGTGACGGGAGACGGCACCAACGACGGCCCCGCCCTCAAGAAAGCTGATGTTGGCTTTGCCATG GGAATCGCTGGCACAGACGTGGCGAAGGAGGCGTCTGACATCATCCTGACTGACGACAACTTCACCAGCATCGTCAAGGCCGTCATGTGGGGGAGGAACGTCTACGACAGCATCTCCAAGTTCCTGCAGTTCCAGCTGACCGTCAACGTGGTGGCTGTGATCGTGGCGTTCACCGGTGCCTGCATCACACAG GATTCTCCTCTGAAGGCCGTACAGATGCTGTGGGTGAACCTCATCATGGACACTCTGGCGTCTCTCGCTCTGGCCACCGAGCCGCCCACCGAGTCCCTGCTGCTGCGTAAACCTTACGGCCGCAACAAGCCTCTCATTTCCCGGACCATGATGAAGAACATTCTGGGCCACGCCGTGTACCAGCTCGTCATCATCTTCACCCTGCTCTTCGCTG gTGAGACGATTTTCGACATCGACAGCGGCCGCAACACTCCCCTGCACTCACCGCCAACCGAGCACTACACCATCGTGTTCAACGTGTTCGTCATGATGCAGCTCTTCAATGAAATCAACGCCAGGAAGATCCACGGAGAGAGGAACGTGTTCGAGGGCATCTACAGGAATCCCATCTTCTGCAGCGTCGTCCTGGGGACCTTCGTCCTGCAG aTCGTCATCGTCCAGTTCGGGGGGAAGCCGTTCTCCTGCACAGCTCTGACCATCGACCAGTGGCTGTGGTGCGTCTTCATCGGAGTGGGAGAGCTGCTGTGGGGACAG CTGATCTCGGCGATCCCCACCCACCACCTGAAGTTCCTAAAGGAGGCGGGTCACGGCACCACAAAGGAGGAGATGCACGAGGAGGAGCTGACGGAGGGCGCCGACGAGATCGACCACGCCGAGATGGAGCTGAGGAGAGGCCAGATCCTCTGGTTCAGAGGTCTGAACCGCATCCAGACCCAG ATGGATGTGGTCTATACCTTCCAGACGGGCCAGGCGGCGGTGCCAGGTGCCCTGCGCCGCCAGCCGTCCGTCGTCAGCCAGCACAATGATGCCACTGCCGCCAAAACTCTCTCTAGCCCCACCCAC
- the LOC118103199 gene encoding plasma membrane calcium-transporting ATPase 1 isoform X2 — translation MANNTADHPPGNSVAEGNHDGDFGMAVTDLRDLMELRSAEAVTKIQDTYGDVQGICRRLKTSPIEGLSGNPVDLEKRHTSFGKNFIPPKKAKSFLSLVWEALQDVTLIILEIAAIISLGLSFYHPPGGDSEACGQVAGGVEDEGESQAGWIEGAAILFSVIIVVLVTAFNDWSKEKQFRGLQSRIEQEQKFTVIRKGQVIQIPVAELVVGDIAQIKYGDLLPADGILIQGNDLKIDESSLTGESDQVRKSLAKDPMLLSGTHVMEGSGRMVVSAVGLNSQTGIIFTLLGASEHDEEKKVKKSKKQGPPENRNKAKTQDGIALEIQPLKSEEAAESEEKEEKEEVKPVKKVNVTKKEKSVLQGKLTKLAVQIGKAGLIMSALTVIILILFFVIDTFAIQGRSWVAECTPIYIQYFVKFFIIGVTVLVVAVPEGLPLAVTISLAYSVKKMMKDNNLVRHLDACETMGNATAICSDKTGTLTMNRMTVVQAYIGDTHYRTVPEPDAIKPETLETLVNSISINSAYTTKILPPEKEGGLPRHVGNKTECALLGLVLELKGDYQPIREEIPEEKLYKVYTFNSSRKSMSTVLKNADGGFRMYSKGASEIVLRKCSRILDTQGQPRIFKPKDRDEMVRKVIEPMACDGLRTICVAFRDFPAEGGEPNWEIENDILNELTCIAVVGIEDPVRHEVPEAIAKCQRAGITVRMVTGDNINTARAIATKCGILLPGEDFLCMEGKEFNQQIRNDQGEVEQERLDKVWPKLRVLARSSPTDKHTLVKGIIDSTVLQPRQVVAVTGDGTNDGPALKKADVGFAMGIAGTDVAKEASDIILTDDNFTSIVKAVMWGRNVYDSISKFLQFQLTVNVVAVIVAFTGACITQDSPLKAVQMLWVNLIMDTLASLALATEPPTESLLLRKPYGRNKPLISRTMMKNILGHAVYQLVIIFTLLFAGETIFDIDSGRNTPLHSPPTEHYTIVFNVFVMMQLFNEINARKIHGERNVFEGIYRNPIFCSVVLGTFVLQIVIVQFGGKPFSCTALTIDQWLWCVFIGVGELLWGQLISAIPTHHLKFLKEAGHGTTKEEMHEEELTEGADEIDHAEMELRRGQILWFRGLNRIQTQMDVVYTFQTGQAAVPGALRRQPSVVSQHNDATAAKTLSSPTHVGLSSSSSLTNSAGAPPPAASSSTAGN, via the exons ATGGCCAACAACACGGCGGATCACCCTCCGGGGAATTCGGTTGCCGAGGGCAACCATGACGGGGACTTTGGGATGGCCGTGACGGATCTGAGGGACCTGATGGAGCTGCGGAGCGCCGAGGCCGTCACCAAGATTCAGGACACGTACGGGGACGTGCAGGGCATCTGCCGCCGCCTGAAAACATCACCAATAGAAG gtcTGTCTGGTAACCCCGTTGATCTGGAGAAACGTCACACGTCGTTTGGCAAAAATTTCATCCCCCCCAAGAAGGCCAAGTCGTTTCTGTCGCTGGTGTGGGAGGCTCTGCAAGACGTCACGCTTATCATCCTGGAAATCGCTGCCATCATCTCACTTGGCCTGTCCTTCTaccatccaccagggggcgacagTGAAG CATGCGGTCAGGTAGCAGGAGGCGTCGAGGACGAGGGCGAGTCCCAGGCCGGCTGGATCGAAGGTGCTGCGATCCTGTTCTCGGTCATCATCGTGGTGCTGGTGACGGCCTTCAACGACTGGTCCAAGGAGAAGCAGTTCCGTGGGCTGCAGAGTCGCATCGAGCAGGAACAAAAGTTCACTGTCATCCGCAAAGGCCAGGTCATCCAGATCCCCGTGGCTGAACTTGTGGTGGGAGACATCGCTCAGATCAAATACG GTGACCTTCTGCCTGCTGATGGGATCCTGATCCAAGGAAATGACTTGAAGATTGACGAAAGCTCTCTGACCGGAGAATCCGACCAGGTCCGCAAATCTCTGGCGAAGGACCCCATGCTGCTGTCCG GAACCCACGTGATGGAAGGATCCGGCAGGATGGTGGTGTCAGCCGTCGGCCTCAACTCTCAAACCGGCATCATCTTTACTCTCCTGGGAGCCAGTGAGCACGACGAAGAGAAGAAGGTCAAGAAAA GTAAAAAACAAGGACCCCCCGAAAATCGCAACAAAG ccaAGACGCAGGATGGCATCGCCCTGGAGATCCAGCCCCTGAAGAGCGAGGAGGCCGCCGAGtcggaggagaaggaggagaaagaggaggtcAAACCTGTGAAGAAGGTCAACGTGACCAAGAAGGAGAAGTCGGTGCTGCAGGGAAAACTGACCAAACTGGCTGTACAGATCGGGAAAGCTG GTCTGATCATGTCGGCTCTGAccgtcatcatcctcatcctcttctttgTGATCGACACCTTTGCGATCCAGGGTCGCTCCTGGGTGGCTGAGTGCACCCCCATCTACATCCAGTACTTTGTCAAGTTCTTCATTATTGGTGTGACAGTGCTGGTGGTGGCCGTCCCTGAGGGGCTGCCGCTTGCTGTCACCATCTCTCTGGCCTACTCTGTCAAG AAAATGATGAAGGACAACAACCTGGTGCGTCACTTGGATGCCTGCGAAACCATGGGCAACGCCACGGCCATCTGTTCGGACAAGACGGGCACGCTGACCATGAACCGGATGACAGTGGTGCAGGCGTACATCGGTGACACGCACTACAGAACTGTCCCCGAACCAGACGCGATCAAACCAGAGACTCTGGAAACGTTGGTCAACAGCATCTCCATCAACTCAGCGTACACAACCAAGATCCTG CCTCCAGAGAAAGAAGGCGGCCTGCCGCGCCACGTGGGCAACAAGACCGAGTGTGCTCTGCTGGGCCTGGTGCTGGAACTGAAGGGGGActatcagccaatcagagaggagATCCCCGAAGAGAAGCTCTACAAGGTTTACACCTTCAACTCCTCCCGCAAGTCCATGAGCACGGTGCTGAAGAACGCCGATGGAGGCTTCCGCATGTACAGCAAAGGAGCGTCAGAGATCGTCCTGAGGAA ATGCTCTCGTATCTTGGACACCCAGGGGCAACCTCGCATCTTCAAGCCCAAGGACCGCGACGAGATGGTGCGTAAGGTGATCGAGCCGATGGCGTGCGACGGGCTGAGGACCATCTGCGTGGCCTTCAGAGACTTTCCAGCCGAGGGCGGAGAGCCAAACTGGGAGATTGAGAACGACATCCTGAATGAGCTCACCTGCATCGCGGTGGTCGGCATCGAGGACCCCGTCCGACATGAG GTACCTGAGGCCATTGCGAAGTGTCAGCGTGCAGGCATCACTGTACGCATGGTTACCGGAGATAACATCAACACCGCACGTGCTATTGCTACCAAGTGTGGCATCCTGCTGCCTGGGGAGGATTTCTTGTGTATGGAGGGGAAGGAGTTCAACCAGCAGATCAGAAATGACCAAGGAGAG GTGGAACAAGAGCGTCTGGACAAAGTTTGGCCCAAACTCCGTGTCTTGGCTCGTTCTTCaccgacagacaaacacactctggTTAAAG GAATCATCGACAGCACGGTGCTTCAACCCCGACAGGTGGTGGCAGTGACGGGAGACGGCACCAACGACGGCCCCGCCCTCAAGAAAGCTGATGTTGGCTTTGCCATG GGAATCGCTGGCACAGACGTGGCGAAGGAGGCGTCTGACATCATCCTGACTGACGACAACTTCACCAGCATCGTCAAGGCCGTCATGTGGGGGAGGAACGTCTACGACAGCATCTCCAAGTTCCTGCAGTTCCAGCTGACCGTCAACGTGGTGGCTGTGATCGTGGCGTTCACCGGTGCCTGCATCACACAG GATTCTCCTCTGAAGGCCGTACAGATGCTGTGGGTGAACCTCATCATGGACACTCTGGCGTCTCTCGCTCTGGCCACCGAGCCGCCCACCGAGTCCCTGCTGCTGCGTAAACCTTACGGCCGCAACAAGCCTCTCATTTCCCGGACCATGATGAAGAACATTCTGGGCCACGCCGTGTACCAGCTCGTCATCATCTTCACCCTGCTCTTCGCTG gTGAGACGATTTTCGACATCGACAGCGGCCGCAACACTCCCCTGCACTCACCGCCAACCGAGCACTACACCATCGTGTTCAACGTGTTCGTCATGATGCAGCTCTTCAATGAAATCAACGCCAGGAAGATCCACGGAGAGAGGAACGTGTTCGAGGGCATCTACAGGAATCCCATCTTCTGCAGCGTCGTCCTGGGGACCTTCGTCCTGCAG aTCGTCATCGTCCAGTTCGGGGGGAAGCCGTTCTCCTGCACAGCTCTGACCATCGACCAGTGGCTGTGGTGCGTCTTCATCGGAGTGGGAGAGCTGCTGTGGGGACAG CTGATCTCGGCGATCCCCACCCACCACCTGAAGTTCCTAAAGGAGGCGGGTCACGGCACCACAAAGGAGGAGATGCACGAGGAGGAGCTGACGGAGGGCGCCGACGAGATCGACCACGCCGAGATGGAGCTGAGGAGAGGCCAGATCCTCTGGTTCAGAGGTCTGAACCGCATCCAGACCCAG ATGGATGTGGTCTATACCTTCCAGACGGGCCAGGCGGCGGTGCCAGGTGCCCTGCGCCGCCAGCCGTCCGTCGTCAGCCAGCACAATGATGCCACTGCCGCCAAAACTCTCTCTAGCCCCACCCACGTAGGGCttagctcctcctcctctctcaccaaCTCGGCCggggctccaccccctgctgcttcctcctccactgcaggCA